The following is a genomic window from Rhodoferax sp. PAMC 29310.
TGCTGCTGCCGCTCACCATCAAAGTCAAGCCCTTTGGCCTGATTTATGCGGACAAAGCGGAGAAAGGCGAGATGGTGCTCGACGACAAGGAACTGGCTTTGCTCAGAACCTTGCGCAACCAGGCTGTGATGGCTTTCCGCCAATCCAGCTAATCTGCTTTATAGGCATATTAACTCCCTCGGCCACAGGGAGCCTGCGCAAGATGATATCAAATGGATAGCATTATTTATTGGGCGGTCCAGCCGCCGTCCATATTCCAGGACACGCCGCGCACGTTGTTGCCGGCGGCCGAGCAAAAGAACACCGCCAACTCACCCAACTCCTCCGGGGTCGTGAATTGCATGGAAGGCTCTTTTTCACCCAACAGGCGACGAGTAGCCTCTTCATTGGAAATACCCTGAGCGGCCGCCTTGGCGTCCACCTGCTTCTGAACCAGCGGTGTCAGCACCCAGCCCGGGCAGATGGCGTTGCAAGTGACGCCGGTGGTTGCGTTTTCCAGCGCCGTGACCTTGGTCAGCCCGACCACGCCATGCTTGGCGGCCACATAGGCTGATTTTTCAGCTGAACCTACCAAACCGTGAATGGATGCGACGTTGATGATTCGACCCCAATCCGCCGCCTTCATGGCCGGTAGCGCCAGACGGGTGGTGTGAAACGCGCTGCTCATGTTGATGGCGATGATGGCGTCCCATCGCTCAATAGGAAAATCTTCGATCTTGGCGACATGCTGAATGCCCGCGTTGTTCACCAAAATGTCGACGCGACCAAACTCAGCAGCGGCAAAAACCATCATGGCTTCGATTTCCGCTGGTTTGCTCATGTCGGCGCCGTGATGAGCGACCTTGACGCCCAAGGCTGCGATCTCGGCTTTGGGACCATCTACATCACCAAAGCCATTCAGGACAATGTTAGCGCCTTGCTTGGCCAAGGCCTTGGCAATGCCAAGACCGATGCCGCTCGTTGATCCGGTGACAAGGGCTGTTTTGCCTTTAAGCATGCTGATTCTCCAAAATAGGGCGGGGCACTGTGGTTGAATTAGGGTTCGCAGACGCAATTTGAACTTGCACATCTGTCAGACCCCTGACTTTATCAAACCATTCATCACACCATGACTGAACCTACGCTGAACTACGTACATTGCCCGGACGCCTTGGATGGGCACCGCATGGCGTTTTGGCAGTGGGGCAATCCGAGTAGCAAACATGTCGTGTTGTGCGTGCACGGTTTGACCCGCCAGGGCCGGGACTTCGATACGCTGGCACACGGTTTGTGTGAACGTTCAAACGGAACCGTGCGAGTGATTTGCCCGGACGTCGTGGGCCGTGGGCAAAGTGATTGGCTCAAGGACCCGGAGGCTTATCAGTTGCCCACCTACGCCGCCGACATGCTGGCCTTGCTGGCGCAGCTGCAACCCACCACCCTGGATTGGGTGGGAACCAGCATGGGCGGCCTCATTGGCATGGTGGTGTGCGGCACCGCGAATTTGCCCCTGCCAGTGCCGGTGCGCCGCTTGGTGCTGAACGACGTGGGCCCGGCGCTGGAGTGGACCGCCTTGCAG
Proteins encoded in this region:
- a CDS encoding alpha/beta fold hydrolase, with the protein product MTEPTLNYVHCPDALDGHRMAFWQWGNPSSKHVVLCVHGLTRQGRDFDTLAHGLCERSNGTVRVICPDVVGRGQSDWLKDPEAYQLPTYAADMLALLAQLQPTTLDWVGTSMGGLIGMVVCGTANLPLPVPVRRLVLNDVGPALEWTALQRIGEYLGRTGRFKSVQQAADLMWTVSSSFGPHTSAEWLALSQYMVKPLPDGSGDLTLHYDPAIAQPFSQMTEESVPASEAQLWQLYDQIQANTLLVRGAESDLLSRQTALAMGQRGPKARLIEFVGVGHAPTFVADDQVAALASFLLE
- a CDS encoding 3-hydroxybutyrate dehydrogenase is translated as MLKGKTALVTGSTSGIGLGIAKALAKQGANIVLNGFGDVDGPKAEIAALGVKVAHHGADMSKPAEIEAMMVFAAAEFGRVDILVNNAGIQHVAKIEDFPIERWDAIIAINMSSAFHTTRLALPAMKAADWGRIINVASIHGLVGSAEKSAYVAAKHGVVGLTKVTALENATTGVTCNAICPGWVLTPLVQKQVDAKAAAQGISNEEATRRLLGEKEPSMQFTTPEELGELAVFFCSAAGNNVRGVSWNMDGGWTAQ